The following DNA comes from Triplophysa dalaica isolate WHDGS20190420 chromosome 10, ASM1584641v1, whole genome shotgun sequence.
acttgtatatgtgtaatgacaataaagttgaatctattctaatctaatctaatcttgaCTAAAGTGAgcagttttatcaatattaGCAGACGGCTTCAGCGGGACCATACaacacaccaattaatcctgttGTGAAAGCCGATGGGAAAACTTGGCTATTAACTCAAGATTTGCGagcagttaatcagttaatcataccactcgcaccaatttTACCTGATGTTCCGACTGTTCTGTACCATACTCGCataagtattttacagtaattgatttgtgtgcagcttTTTTCTCTATACCACACCCAGAgactcagcctttgttagcttttacatttaaatggcAACAATAATCGTGGAAACGCCTTGCACAGGGATATAAGGACTCACCTGCTGttttttctgcagcagtgcacagaactttggccaaaatgactgatttgccttcaacagtgtgtgtgcttcagtttgcagatgacatcctCGTGTCAGGGGAGACAGAGGAGGACTGTGAGAAAGCATCTTTAATTATTTGCAATTTACTTGCTGAAACTTGCTTAAAGCctcgaaagagaaactgcaatgggtCAAAACTAAGGTGACCTATTTGGAACATGTGCTGATGCAgggtctcagagcaatatcCAATCAGAAATGTTAAGTCCCCACGAACAGTGCAGCAGCTCAAAAGCTTCCTTGGACTGATTAACTTTTGTAGACCGTGGATACCTGACTGCGCGATTCATaataggcacctgaggggttTGATCGATCAGAAaactctgtcaaacacaccaCTGAAGTGGATTTTGTTCTACACTTAAATTCGGCTCAAGCAGCAGAGTTcatagcattaatacgggcctgtgaTCTGACGACAAAGTTTGCGATTATTAGAAACTGTTTTAGGGCCCGTTTTAGAAATTACAACTTTTGAATGTAGTGAATTGTGGGATGTAGTAATAGGGTAGTATGAGATGTTCTATGCTGAGGTGACTGctattaaaattgtgttttgtctCCCTCTAGTGGCTGACTATGTCCATGCTATAAAGACGGAGATCAGATTCTGGCTGAGATCTGTAATGGTTCCCCTTCACAATGCAATGACATGTagccattaaaaaaattcaacatctGAAGATTTTTATCCCTGAATCACTTGATCACCATCATAAATGTTAAAAGGAACTATAGGGTGTGATAAATGCGATAGACTATTAGTGTGAGAGATGATCTTTGATTCATAGTATGGTGGTTTATTATGCAAATTATTATGGGAAAGATGAGTGACTGACATTGTTGATAGAAATGTCCACTTTCTTATTAATTGAACGTTGGAAACTTTAATGGTGACTGCTCTTTGAATCTTGAGATTTATGCTTATTTAACATGCTctacaacaaacacaaatctgTTGTGTGTTTCTAGGTTAAGGTTTTAtaaattagtattttttattatatataacataaataattaatatgcaTTAATGTTAACCTCGCCCTCTGGtaaagataattaaaaaaataaaataatcctgTGGCTTTTTTCTGCTGTGTTTGTtgcctttgaatcttgaatttACATTATTCGTTTAGCAGAAGTACAAATGAGAGCGCATTTTATATTATGCATGTAACATATCATCTAAGAAGACTGAAATGGTTGTACAGTTGTGGCCACATTTTTTGAGAATGACAAATATAAATTTTCACCAAGTCTACTGCTTCagagatttttatgtttttgacaaATGTTATTATAGTAAAATGAAGTATAATTACAAGCATTTCATAAGTTTCAAAGCCTTTTATTGacattatgacatttttttgtcttatgGCAAGGTGCTCCATCATGGCAGAAGTTGCTCTCTGAGGAGGTTTTTGTACCATTCTTTGTTCATGGCTGTGTTCTTTAGGCAAAATTGTGAGTGAGCCCATTCTCTTGTCTGAGATCAACCCCACACATGTCTCGGGATGCTTTACTTTAATGTGTGATATTGTGCACCCACAATATCACACAATATCACCTCAGCAGGGTGCGCTAGAAGTGTTCATATCTGTCCAATATGTCACCAGCTGATCTGTGCTCTCTGTCATCACCGCTATAAGTCCAGAAAAGTAACAGCGATTGTACTGCTGCGGGGGTTTGACCACAAACtggtcaatatttggtggtttggTTGGGACGATACCCAAACGCTCCAGGCACAAACCAAGATATGCATCTTCTATATAAATAGGTTCAAGTTCCTTTGATTCTTGTAGAAATTTCTCCGGTAGATCCGTAGAAAATATGTAACACATCCCTAAAGGATACGGAGGATATGTGTCTTTTGCAAATACGTCATGAGGGAGATAAAATTTGTTGGACGGGTCTCTTATAACAGAGCTTTGATACCACACTAGACCTGTCATGTAGTTCCGTTGCAGTGTTTTCAGATTCACAAGCATGCCTATGAGGTTTTTTATGTTGAGGAGGACGTCTGCGTCCACCTTTATGGCGTAAGATGCCTGAGGACACTTTGTAAACAGCCATTCCATCATTATCATAGTTTTAATGGTTAAATTCCTATAGGTATCGTGGAAGTTACTCTGCAGTAGGTCTCGGTACTGCTGGTTTTCTTTCTGGAGTTGATCCTGCAAAGTCTCTTCATCTGTTCCACTCCGTGAGCCCAGGAGAAACAGAACCAGGACCACCTTGTCGCCGAAAAACGTTTCTCCACCCCATGTTTTTCTGATGGCATTGCGAACCTCCATGTTATTAGGGGGAACTGGGACAATAACCACCATGAAAGGTTTTTTCTGTTCACATATATGTTGCTGGTCGATGATGAATTTGTAATTTCGGGGGTAA
Coding sequences within:
- the LOC130430488 gene encoding beta-1,3-galactosyltransferase 1-like, coding for MSYKRFVVSLMVLGTGVLIYLTHTHLLTNWLNLEEVNQNKDAVQNKTSVDLREEPNKNPAEEKLEPFQKEPGMYHVAYPRNYKFIIDQQHICEQKKPFMVVIVPVPPNNMEVRNAIRKTWGGETFFGDKVVLVLFLLGSRSGTDEETLQDQLQKENQQYRDLLQSNFHDTYRNLTIKTMIMMEWLFTKCPQASYAIKVDADVLLNIKNLIGMLVNLKTLQRNYMTGLVWYQSSVIRDPSNKFYLPHDVFAKDTYPPYPLGMCYIFSTDLPEKFLQESKELEPIYIEDAYLGLCLERLGIVPTKPPNIDQFVVKPPQQYNRCYFSGLIAVMTESTDQLVTYWTDMNTSSAPC